The following coding sequences are from one Salvia hispanica cultivar TCC Black 2014 chromosome 3, UniMelb_Shisp_WGS_1.0, whole genome shotgun sequence window:
- the LOC125212775 gene encoding uncharacterized protein LOC125212775 isoform X2, with protein sequence MSLNQISREKERERERKRLESESESKKPRERDKRQECEVQKSRESGGGERKEKYQMREKPQAQVSKGCLLDSKAYLGWAPNDPLPLALGEENKPLPTNTSSMYFCVDECVGNLIEDMEVKYQIAHGLETMPPEKDQEEQGQVDELLAQGSSVRNPDLRANPFQEWENDMTMSARHQVSSPRREPWIDWGPRKRVKTCQGFNKARGSPEDARNREGLYLRTNPFQEGEDDTIMEAVRQGFQLQLDSTRNRPIEMISESYETITIVFVLETTSLGYLAHLNRNPNEGVMAILQKSCRTGEGVQREHSGGCFAPCNSPDRVNHPRLSF encoded by the exons ATGAGCTTAAACCAAATTAGTAGAGAAAAagaacgagagagagagagaaaaaggctTGAGAGTGAAAGTGAGTCTAAAAAGCCAAGAGAGCGTGATAAAAGACAAGAGTGTGAGGTGCAAAAGTCAAGAGAGAGTGGTGGGggtgagagaaaagaaaaatatcaaatgagagaaaaaccaCAAGCACAAGTGAGTAAAGGGTGCTTGTTAGATTCTAAGGCCTACCTTGGGTGGGCACCAAATGATCCTTTGCCTCTTGCCCTTGGTGAGGAAAATAAGCCCTTACCCACTAACACTTCTTCTatgtatttttgtgttgatgaatgtgtaggaaatttaattgaagataTGGAAGTGAAGTATCAAATTGCACATGGCTTGGAAACTATGCCCCCGGAGAAGGACCAAGAGGAACAAGGGCAAGTGGATGAACTCCTTGCCCAAGGTTCAA GTGTGCGGAATCCGGATTTGAGggcaaatcctttccaagaatGGGAGAATGATATGACCATGAGTGCTAGACATCAAGTGTCTTCACCTCGACGTGAGCCATGGATTGATTGGGGTCCAAGGAAGAGAGTGAAGACGTGCCAAGGATTCAATAAAGCTAGAGGGTCTCCCGAGGATGCGAGGAATAGAGAAGGCTTgtatttgaggacaaatcctttccaagaaggggaggatgatacgatcatggaagccgtgcgtcaaggatttcaactaCAGCTGGATTCAACCAGAAACCGTCCTATCGAGATGAtatccgaaagctatgaaactattaccatcgtcttcgtcttggaaacAACTTCGCttgggtatcttgcacatctCAATCGGAAtccgaatgagggagttatggcgATTTTACAGAAGTCGTGCAGAACTGGCGAGGGAGTCCAGAGAGAACACTCGGGCGGGTGTTTTGCACCCTGCaattcacccgaccgggtgaatcACCCGAGACTTAGTTTTTGA
- the LOC125212775 gene encoding uncharacterized protein LOC125212775 isoform X1, with translation MEVKYQIAHGLETMPPEKDQEEQGQVDELLAQGSSALSLSPCDAPLHMITLEKSLCVDRFVIDDLCKKWSHELESLNAKSIFASYVDPFLINPSIDRHEISLVKSTLNVGVTSFYAKMPKLSFVGNFELHCAYDFDHFLKLLKQVSEIHCDELCLLNDNPSCKLDVCCDEPPLYFDQEFVNLWKRTSYLSKSGVLMIENDCSLHERENKIFVLRPLLITFHFAPYEDPFLYMPSLDENAKSFVKMFNNLGIICMGMIEPNRNKVLGACVFWHVDCFYCMSIKPFNGVGMFYGLFVKNFISNGFVWDYIVKECLCLFAPTSCTYIVRLFEFWYEGYLDEFVLIPYGWDLDMKGFINLCSHIYCDLALSLREHEFGGPYNVFGVVLSLRAVSGLNPFHHTLIFDLLFFHFIGVRNPDLRANPFQEWENDMTMSARHQVSSPRREPWIDWGPRKRVKTCQGFNKARGSPEDARNREGLYLRTNPFQEGEDDTIMEAVRQGFQLQLDSTRNRPIEMISESYETITIVFVLETTSLGYLAHLNRNPNEGVMAILQKSCRTGEGVQREHSGGCFAPCNSPDRVNHPRLSF, from the coding sequence aTGGAAGTGAAGTATCAAATTGCACATGGCTTGGAAACTATGCCCCCGGAGAAGGACCAAGAGGAACAAGGGCAAGTGGATGAACTCCTTGCCCAAGGTTCAAGTGCACTATCCTTGTCGCCTTGTGATGCTCCCTTGCATATGATTACACTAGAGAAGTCCCTTTGTGTTGATAGATTTGTTATTGATGACTTGTGTAAAAAGTGGTCTCATGAGCTTGAATCTTTGAATGCTAAATCTATCTTTGCATCATATGTTGATCCTTTCTTGATAAATCCAAGCATTGATAGACATGAAATTTCTCTTGTGAAATCTACCTTGAATGTTGGAGTGACTTCCTTTTATGCTAAGATGCCTAAGCTTTCATTTGTTGGTAATTTTGAGCTTCATTGTGCATATGATTTTGACCACtttttgaaattgttgaagCAAGTGAGTGAAATCCATTGTGATgaactttgtttgttgaatgATAATCCTTCTTGCAAACTTGATGTGTGTTGTGATGAACCACCTCTATATTTTGACCAAGAGTTTGTCAATTTGTGGAAGAGAACTTCTTATTTGAGCAAGAGTGGTGTGTTaatgattgaaaatgattGTTCGTTGCATGAGCgtgagaataaaatttttgtgCTTAGACCTCTCTTGATAACTTTCCATTTTGCACCATATGAGGACCCTTTCTTGTATATGCCTAGTCTTGATGAGAATGCCAAATCTTTTGTCAAGATGTTCAATAATTTGGGCATCATTTGTATGGGAATGATCGAGCCAAATAGAAACAAGGTGCTTGGGGCATGTGTGTTTTGGCATGTTGATTGCTTTTATTGCATGTCCATCAAACCATTCAATGGAGTTGGGATGTTTTATGGTCTATTTGTGAAGAACTTTATATCTAATGGCTTTGTTTGGGACTACATTGTGAAGGAATGCCTATGTTTATTTGCACCCACATCTTGTACCTATATTGTGAGATTGTTTGAGTTTTGGTATGAAGGGTATCTTGATGAGTTTGTCTTGATTCCTTATGGGTGGGATTTGGACATGAAAGGATTCATTAATTTGTGTTCTCATATTTATTGTGACTTGGCCTTGAGCTTGAGGGAACATGAATTTGGAGGTCCATACAACGTCTTTGGTGTAGTATTGTCTCTAAGAGCCGTTAGTGGTCTTAATCCTTTTCATCAtactttgatatttgatttgctctttttccatttcatagGTGTGCGGAATCCGGATTTGAGggcaaatcctttccaagaatGGGAGAATGATATGACCATGAGTGCTAGACATCAAGTGTCTTCACCTCGACGTGAGCCATGGATTGATTGGGGTCCAAGGAAGAGAGTGAAGACGTGCCAAGGATTCAATAAAGCTAGAGGGTCTCCCGAGGATGCGAGGAATAGAGAAGGCTTgtatttgaggacaaatcctttccaagaaggggaggatgatacgatcatggaagccgtgcgtcaaggatttcaactaCAGCTGGATTCAACCAGAAACCGTCCTATCGAGATGAtatccgaaagctatgaaactattaccatcgtcttcgtcttggaaacAACTTCGCttgggtatcttgcacatctCAATCGGAAtccgaatgagggagttatggcgATTTTACAGAAGTCGTGCAGAACTGGCGAGGGAGTCCAGAGAGAACACTCGGGCGGGTGTTTTGCACCCTGCaattcacccgaccgggtgaatcACCCGAGACTTAGTTTTTGA
- the LOC125212775 gene encoding uncharacterized protein LOC125212775 isoform X3, with amino-acid sequence MSLNQISREKERERERKRLESESESKKPRERDKRQECEVQKSRESGGGERKEKYQMREKPQAQVSKGCLLDSKAYLGWAPNDPLPLALGEENKPLPTNTSSMYFCVDECVGNLIEDMEVKYQIAHGLETMPPEKDQEEQGQVDELLAQGVRNPDLRANPFQEWENDMTMSARHQVSSPRREPWIDWGPRKRVKTCQGFNKARGSPEDARNREGLYLRTNPFQEGEDDTIMEAVRQGFQLQLDSTRNRPIEMISESYETITIVFVLETTSLGYLAHLNRNPNEGVMAILQKSCRTGEGVQREHSGGCFAPCNSPDRVNHPRLSF; translated from the exons ATGAGCTTAAACCAAATTAGTAGAGAAAAagaacgagagagagagagaaaaaggctTGAGAGTGAAAGTGAGTCTAAAAAGCCAAGAGAGCGTGATAAAAGACAAGAGTGTGAGGTGCAAAAGTCAAGAGAGAGTGGTGGGggtgagagaaaagaaaaatatcaaatgagagaaaaaccaCAAGCACAAGTGAGTAAAGGGTGCTTGTTAGATTCTAAGGCCTACCTTGGGTGGGCACCAAATGATCCTTTGCCTCTTGCCCTTGGTGAGGAAAATAAGCCCTTACCCACTAACACTTCTTCTatgtatttttgtgttgatgaatgtgtaggaaatttaattgaagataTGGAAGTGAAGTATCAAATTGCACATGGCTTGGAAACTATGCCCCCGGAGAAGGACCAAGAGGAACAAGGGCAAGTGGATGAACTCCTTGCCCAAG GTGTGCGGAATCCGGATTTGAGggcaaatcctttccaagaatGGGAGAATGATATGACCATGAGTGCTAGACATCAAGTGTCTTCACCTCGACGTGAGCCATGGATTGATTGGGGTCCAAGGAAGAGAGTGAAGACGTGCCAAGGATTCAATAAAGCTAGAGGGTCTCCCGAGGATGCGAGGAATAGAGAAGGCTTgtatttgaggacaaatcctttccaagaaggggaggatgatacgatcatggaagccgtgcgtcaaggatttcaactaCAGCTGGATTCAACCAGAAACCGTCCTATCGAGATGAtatccgaaagctatgaaactattaccatcgtcttcgtcttggaaacAACTTCGCttgggtatcttgcacatctCAATCGGAAtccgaatgagggagttatggcgATTTTACAGAAGTCGTGCAGAACTGGCGAGGGAGTCCAGAGAGAACACTCGGGCGGGTGTTTTGCACCCTGCaattcacccgaccgggtgaatcACCCGAGACTTAGTTTTTGA
- the LOC125212775 gene encoding uncharacterized protein LOC125212775 isoform X4, translating to MSLNQISREKERERERKRLESESESKKPRERDKRQECEVQKSRESGGGERKEKYQMREKPQAQVSKGCLLDSKAYLGWAPNDPLPLALGEENKPLPTNTSSMYFCVDECVGNLIEDMEVKYQIAHGLETMPPEKDQEEQGVRNPDLRANPFQEWENDMTMSARHQVSSPRREPWIDWGPRKRVKTCQGFNKARGSPEDARNREGLYLRTNPFQEGEDDTIMEAVRQGFQLQLDSTRNRPIEMISESYETITIVFVLETTSLGYLAHLNRNPNEGVMAILQKSCRTGEGVQREHSGGCFAPCNSPDRVNHPRLSF from the exons ATGAGCTTAAACCAAATTAGTAGAGAAAAagaacgagagagagagagaaaaaggctTGAGAGTGAAAGTGAGTCTAAAAAGCCAAGAGAGCGTGATAAAAGACAAGAGTGTGAGGTGCAAAAGTCAAGAGAGAGTGGTGGGggtgagagaaaagaaaaatatcaaatgagagaaaaaccaCAAGCACAAGTGAGTAAAGGGTGCTTGTTAGATTCTAAGGCCTACCTTGGGTGGGCACCAAATGATCCTTTGCCTCTTGCCCTTGGTGAGGAAAATAAGCCCTTACCCACTAACACTTCTTCTatgtatttttgtgttgatgaatgtgtaggaaatttaattgaagataTGGAAGTGAAGTATCAAATTGCACATGGCTTGGAAACTATGCCCCCGGAGAAGGACCAAGAGGAACAAG GTGTGCGGAATCCGGATTTGAGggcaaatcctttccaagaatGGGAGAATGATATGACCATGAGTGCTAGACATCAAGTGTCTTCACCTCGACGTGAGCCATGGATTGATTGGGGTCCAAGGAAGAGAGTGAAGACGTGCCAAGGATTCAATAAAGCTAGAGGGTCTCCCGAGGATGCGAGGAATAGAGAAGGCTTgtatttgaggacaaatcctttccaagaaggggaggatgatacgatcatggaagccgtgcgtcaaggatttcaactaCAGCTGGATTCAACCAGAAACCGTCCTATCGAGATGAtatccgaaagctatgaaactattaccatcgtcttcgtcttggaaacAACTTCGCttgggtatcttgcacatctCAATCGGAAtccgaatgagggagttatggcgATTTTACAGAAGTCGTGCAGAACTGGCGAGGGAGTCCAGAGAGAACACTCGGGCGGGTGTTTTGCACCCTGCaattcacccgaccgggtgaatcACCCGAGACTTAGTTTTTGA